The Anaerotignum propionicum DSM 1682 sequence GAGAAAAGCGAGCAATTTCAAAGGAAAGTAAGATTTACATAATAATAGTTTTTTGATATAATTATTATGGTAAATAAAATTTGTGTCAAAAGTTTCAAAATTGTTAACGTTCAACCTTTGAAATTTTTAGCACTACGCTTGAAGGGAGGCAAAAATGGTTTTAAATTTACTATTAGTTGCAACAATAATAATCGTATGTGTACTAGGGAATAAAATTTCAAATAAGATTGGAATGCCGGTTCTATTAGTATTTATTCTGCTGGGTATGTTTTTTGGTTCCGACGGTATGGTCAAAATTAAATTTGATAATTATTACTTCGCGGAACAGGTCTGCTCTATAGCACTTCTTTTTATAATGTTTTACGGTGGGTTCGGTACAAAGTGGGATGAGGCTAAGCCGATTGCGGTCAAAGCAATTTTACTTTCATCCATGGGAACAATTTTTACAGCAATTCTCGTAGGAATATTTTGTTTTTTCGTCATGGGTATTTCGCTTTTAGAAAGTTTTCTAATTGGTGCAGTTGTAAGTTCAACTGACGCTGCTTCGGTTTTTTCAATTCTTCGTTCAAAAAGGTTAAACCTCCGAGATCATACAGCATCACTTCTTGAAATTGAAAGTGGGAGTAATGACCCCTTTGCTTATATGCTTACCATAATCGTACTTTCATTTATGAATGGACATAATTCTCCTCAAGAGTTTATATTCTTAATATTTAAACAAATTATATTCGGTGGTGTTTTTGGTGTAGGAATTGCTGTAATCACACTTCTGTATTTCAAAAAATTTAAACTTTCCAGTTCAGGGTTTTATTCCATTTTTATTATGGCAATCGCCATTATTTCCTATGCAGCACCAACATTTTTTGAAGGAAATGGATATCTCAGTGCCTATATTACGGGAATCATCCTTGGGAATAGTAAAATAGAGGATAAATCTGAGCTTGTTCACTTTTTTGACGGGTTGACGGGCTTAATGCAGATATTACTCTTTTTCCTGCTTGGTCTTTTAGCTTTTCCATCTCAACTGCCAAAGGTGGCATTTCCTGCTTTGGCAATCTCACTTTTTTTAACTTTTATCGCTCGTCCTGTGGCTGTTTATGCAATACTGACACCTTTTAAAAGTTCCAAAGGACAAAAACGTTTGGTTTCCTGGGCAGGATTAAGGGGTGCCGCCTCCATTGTTTTTGCAATAATGGCCACAATCAGGGTGAACGAAATGAATAACGATATATTTCATATTGTGTTTTTCATCGTACTTTTTTCAATTTTAATTCAGGGAACTTTAATTCCCTTTGTGTCGAAAAGATTAAATATGACGGACAACGATATAGACGTAATGAGCACCTTTAACGATTATATGGATGAACTGCCCGTGCAGTTTCTACAGCTTGCAATTCCTTCAGATCACCTATGGGTTCATCAGAAAGTGAAAGACATTCTGTTGCCTCCCGATTCCTTTTTACTCTTGATTGTGAGAGAGAAAGAAAATATTATGCCCAATGGAGATACGGAAATTTTGGGGGATGATATTTTTATTTTAAGCGGAAAATCACCCAATAGAATTGAAGGGTTAACATTATATGAAATGAAGGTTAAAAAAGAAACACGCTGGTACGGAAAAACAATAGCAGATGCCATCAGCGGGGATGAGCGGGTTATTGTAATTCGTCGAGGAGAGAGTATTGTGATTCCCAAAGGAGACACCGTATTGCAAGAAGAGGATATTCTTGTTTTTTCAGAAGTACTATAATTGAAAATTTCTATTTAATTAGGGCATCATGGCCCAAAACCGTGATGCCCTAAAATTATGTCTTCATCATATGAATGAATTTTAGTATTCCTTTAAGAATATCCTTTGTAAAATCATAAGATGGAAGATTGCTTCAATCAAGAAGGCAACGCTTCTACTTATATGTGTTCGGCGATTGCTTCCCCCATTTCCTTTGTGCCAAGGAGAGTTGTGCCTTGGGAATAGATATCGGGAGTGCGCAAGCCTTGCTCTAAAACTGCCTTGACTGCATTCTCGATGGCTTCTGATTCTTTTTCCAAATGGAAAGAATATTTCAGCATCATTCCTGCGGAGAGAATGGCAGCAATGGGATTTGCCTTGTTTTGTCCTGCAATGTCAGGAGCAGAGCCGTGGATGGGTTCATACATACCATGGGAGCTATCCCCTAAACTTGCTGATGGAAGCAGGCCGATGGAACCTGTAATCATGCTTGCCTCATCGGATAAAATGTCTCCAAACATGTTGGAGGTAACAATCACGTCGAACTGCTTGGGATTGCGTACCAGCTGCATCGCCGCGTTATCTACATACATATAGGAAAGAACAACCTCGGGATACTCATTTTTTATTTCTTCTGCAACTTTTCTCCAAAGGCGGGAGGTTTCCAAAACGTTTGCTTTATCTACACAGCAAACTCTTTTTTCTCTCTGCATTGCAACTTCAAAAGCATTTTTTAAAATTCGTCTGATTTCAACTTCGCTATAGGTTTCTACATCGTAAGCCTCTTCGCCATATTTTCCTTCGCGATAGCCTCGCTCGCCAAAATAGATTCCCCCTGTTAATTCTCTTACAATGAGGATATCCAGTCCACCGGCAACGATTTCAGCTTTTAGAGGGCAAGCATCTGCCAAAGCGTCATAAATTTTTGCAGGACGCAAATTGGAAAACAGCCCCAATTCTGACCGCAAGCCTAACAGTGCTTTTTCGGGACGCTGGGCATTGGGCACATTATCCCATTTTGGACCTCCCACAGCGCCCAGTATAACACCGTCTGCCGTTTTGCAAATGTTTAAAGTTTCTTTCGGTAAGCACTCTCCACAAGCATCAATGGCAGAGCCCCCAGCAAGAGCATATTCAAAAGTAAAGTTGTGATGAAATTTTTCACCAACAACGTTTAATATTTTAATGGCTTCCTGAGTGACCTCTGGGCCGATACCGTCCCCTTGAATAACTGCAATTTTATATTCCCCCATAATCATAACCCCTTTATTTTTTCCTTTGTTTGCTCTACCAAGCCACCAGATGCCATAATTTCCTTAATAAATGGAGGGAAGGGCTGTGCCTGATAGGTACGATTTTTTGTATGGTTGGTGATGATGCCACTGTCAAAATCGATGCTTACCTCATCGCCGTTTTCCATGTCCTTTGCCGCTTCATCACATTCCAGAATAGGTAAACCAATGTTTATGGCATTGCGGTAGAAAATGCGAGCAAAGGTGGAGGCAATGACACAGCTAATGCCTGCGCATTTGATTGCTAGTGGGGCGTGTTCTCTGGAAGAGCCACAGCCAAAGTTTTTCAATCCTACAATAATATCACCTTTTTGTGCTTTCTTAGTAAAATCAGGGTCAATATCAATCATGCAATACTTAGCCAATTCCTCTCCATTGGATACGTTTAAGTATCTTGCAGGAATGATTACGTCGGTATCCACATTATCACCGTATTTTAGAACTTTTCCTTTTGCATTCATTCAGCATTACCCCCAATCTTTCTAGGATCCGCAATTTTACCGGCAATGGCTGATGCTGCGGCTACTGCCGGGCTTGCCAGATAAACTTCGCTTTCCACATGCCCCATACGTCCCACAAAATTTCTGTTTGTAGTGGAGACACAACGTTCTCCTGCTGCCAAGATACCCATATGCCCTCCAAGGCAAGGACCACAGGTAGGCATGGAGAAGATGGCACCGGCTTCTATAAAGTCGGTTACATATTCACGGCGGATACATTCCAAATAAATTTCCTGTGTGGCAGGAATAATAATGGTACGAACGTGATCCGCAACTTTTTTACCACGAAGAATATCTGCGGCTATGGCCATATCTTCAATTCTGCCATTTGTACAGGAGCCAATTACCACCTGATCAATTTTTACATCTCCAACCTGATCAATGGTTCTGGTGTTATCAGGTAAGTGGGGGAAGGAAACCGTTGGCTCCAAGGAAGAGAGATCAATGGTTATTTCTTCATCATATTCAGCGTCTGCATCCGCTTCAAAAATGTCAAAGGTTTTTTTAGAATGCTCCTTTGCATAGGCAATGCATGCCTCGTCAACAGGGAAAATACCGTTTTTTGCTCCCGCTTCGATTGCCATGTTTGCAATGGTGAAGCGGTCGTCCATGGTTAATTCTTTTATGCCTTCTCCGATAAATTCCATGGAGCGGTATAAAGCTCCGTCTACGCCAATTTTTCCGATAATATGTAAAATAACATCTTTGCCGCTGACATAGGGAGGTTTTTTGCCCACAATATGAAACTTAATTGCAGAGGGTACCTTAAACCAGCATTCCCCAGTAGCCATACCGATGGCCATATCCGTAGAGCCGATGCCGGTGGAGAAAGCACCCAATGCACCGTAGGTACAGGTATGACTGTCAGCGCCGATAATGACTTGACCTGGAACTACAATTCCCTGTTCAGGCAGCAGTGCGTGCTCGATGCCTGCTTTTCCAACATCGAAAAAGTTTTTTATGTTCATATCATAAGCAAAGGTACGACAGCTTTTACATTGTTCCGCCGCTTTAATATCCTTGTTAGGTGTGAAGTGATCCAGTACAATAACTACCTTATCTGTATCAAAAACTTCTGTAGCACCTGTTTTTTTAAATTCGTTCAGCGCAACTGCTGTGGTAATGTCGTTGCCCATTACGATATCCAATTTGGCTTGGATTAACTGGCCCGGAACCACGCTATCTAACCCTGCGTGTTTTGCAAGTATTTTTTGTGTCATTGTCATTCCCATATGAAATACTTCCTTTCAATAATTATTTATGACCTTGAATGCACCTTGTTCTTTAAACTGACAGCATTTTGTTGATAGTACTCACCACTGCCCGCAGAGAGGACTTGCCTACACTGGAGGAAGTGCCAGCGCCATAATATCGATTTCCTTGAGCATCCTTTGTTTCGATGTAGGAAATTGCTCTTGAATTCGTGCCCAATTCCATGGAGTGCCCTCGGTAATTGACAATGTCAATGGGCATATGAATGAAATCATCTATGGCATGACAGAAAGCGGAAACAACACCGTTACCCTCGCCTTGAATGAAATGCCTTTCACCGTGGTAATCAATCTCTGCTTCAATGGCAAGAACATCCCGCTCGGGGTCTACGGTTTCCGTGCGGTATTGAATCAATTTTAATGGACTGCGAATATCGACGTATTCTTGATTGAATATCTCGAATATCTTGTCAGGGCTCAGCTCACATTGCATTTCGTCCGAGACTCGGGTAACAACAGCACCCACATCCTTTTGGAACGATTTTGGCATATGCAAAGAATAATACTGCTCCAGAATAAAGGTAACGCCGCCTTTGCCTGATTGGCTGTTGATGCGAATAATGGGATCATAATTTCTTCCCACATCCATTGGATCAATGGGCAGATAGGGAACTTCCCAATGCTCAGGATGATTTTTCATTCCTTCCATACCTTTGCGGATGGCATCCTGATGACTTCCAGAGAAGGCTGTGTACACCAATTGCCCTGCATAAGGATGACGGGGATGAACATTCATCTTTGTGGTACTTTCATAAATTTCCACCACTTCATCAATTTTCGTAAAGTCTAACATGGGGTCAACGCCTTGGGTGAACAGGTTCATAGCAACGGTCATAATATCTGCATTACCGGTGCGCTCTCCATTGCCAAATAAAGTGCCCTCCACACGGTCAGCTCCTGCCAACATACCCAATTCTGTTGCTGCAACAGCGGTGCCACGGTCATTGTGGGCGTGAAGGCTCACCAATATATTTTCTCTGTTTTTCAAATTACGGCACATGTACTCAATCTGATCTGCATATAGGTTTGGCGTAGCCATTTCCACTGTTGCAGGCAGATTAATGATTACTTTATGATCTGCTGTTGGTTCCCAAACATCAATGACTGCATTGCAGATTTTGGCGGCAAAATCCATTTCTGTCCCCGTGAAGCTTTCGGGAGAGTATTCAAAGCGGAAATTTGTTTCGGGATAGCTTTCTGCAATCTCACGAATCAGAGTGGCGCCATAAACCGCCAATTCTACGGTTTCCTGCTGAGAATTTCCGAAAACCACATCTCTTTGCAACGTAGATGTGGAATTATATAGATGGACGATAGCATTTTTTGCGCCCTTTAATGCTTCAAAGGTTTTTTGAATAATATGCCCGCGAGACTGGGTTAAAACCTGAACCGTAACATCCTCGGGAATTAAGTTATTTTCAATCAAAGTTCTTGTAAAATCATATTCCGTTTCAGAAGCCGCGGGAAATCCGATTTCAATTTCCTTAAAGCCCATTTTAACAAGAAAATCAAAGAATTCTAATTTTTGCTCCAGACCCATAGGTGTTTCCAATGCCTGATTGCCATCCCGAAGGTCAACACTGCACCAGTAGGGGGCTTTGGTGATTCTTTTGCTGGGCCAGATTCTATCAGACATTTCAACTGTTTCATAGGCTTTGTATTTTTGATAATTCTCCATTTTTCTTCCTCCTTAAAATCTCTTCTTTTCTCAGATTTTGTTTGATGCTGCAACAAGAAAAGAATTCTGCGCCACGAAAGTGGTATATAAAATTGATACCAAATAAAAAAGCCTTTCACCTGTTTGCAAATTCGCAAAGAGGTGAAAGGCTGACTTCCACGGTACCACTCTTATTCGCCTAAATAATTAAGGCGCACTTTTAGGATACAAGCATATCCCTTTCCGTGTAACGGCGGAAATTCCGGGAACACCTACCGACGAAAGTCTTTTCAGTGTCCTGCTCCAAGGCGAGTTCGGCTCTTTTCGTAACACTGCCTCGCACCAACCGACAGCTCTCTGAAGATATCCAAGAATCTACTATTCCTTTTCGTTGCATTTTTATAGATACAATTTAATGAGTACTCTAGCAGATAATTGTTCTTGTGTCAATACCTTTTTGGTTAAAAAAATGCTTCGACTGAGAAAACCATAATATACAAGAAAAAGGAGGCCCGTGCAAAAGTAATTCTCAGAGCTTCCTCAATAAATTTCAAGTTGAG is a genomic window containing:
- a CDS encoding potassium/proton antiporter; the encoded protein is MVLNLLLVATIIIVCVLGNKISNKIGMPVLLVFILLGMFFGSDGMVKIKFDNYYFAEQVCSIALLFIMFYGGFGTKWDEAKPIAVKAILLSSMGTIFTAILVGIFCFFVMGISLLESFLIGAVVSSTDAASVFSILRSKRLNLRDHTASLLEIESGSNDPFAYMLTIIVLSFMNGHNSPQEFIFLIFKQIIFGGVFGVGIAVITLLYFKKFKLSSSGFYSIFIMAIAIISYAAPTFFEGNGYLSAYITGIILGNSKIEDKSELVHFFDGLTGLMQILLFFLLGLLAFPSQLPKVAFPALAISLFLTFIARPVAVYAILTPFKSSKGQKRLVSWAGLRGAASIVFAIMATIRVNEMNNDIFHIVFFIVLFSILIQGTLIPFVSKRLNMTDNDIDVMSTFNDYMDELPVQFLQLAIPSDHLWVHQKVKDILLPPDSFLLLIVREKENIMPNGDTEILGDDIFILSGKSPNRIEGLTLYEMKVKKETRWYGKTIADAISGDERVIVIRRGESIVIPKGDTVLQEEDILVFSEVL
- the leuB gene encoding 3-isopropylmalate dehydrogenase, with product MGEYKIAVIQGDGIGPEVTQEAIKILNVVGEKFHHNFTFEYALAGGSAIDACGECLPKETLNICKTADGVILGAVGGPKWDNVPNAQRPEKALLGLRSELGLFSNLRPAKIYDALADACPLKAEIVAGGLDILIVRELTGGIYFGERGYREGKYGEEAYDVETYSEVEIRRILKNAFEVAMQREKRVCCVDKANVLETSRLWRKVAEEIKNEYPEVVLSYMYVDNAAMQLVRNPKQFDVIVTSNMFGDILSDEASMITGSIGLLPSASLGDSSHGMYEPIHGSAPDIAGQNKANPIAAILSAGMMLKYSFHLEKESEAIENAVKAVLEQGLRTPDIYSQGTTLLGTKEMGEAIAEHI
- the leuD gene encoding 3-isopropylmalate dehydratase small subunit produces the protein MNAKGKVLKYGDNVDTDVIIPARYLNVSNGEELAKYCMIDIDPDFTKKAQKGDIIVGLKNFGCGSSREHAPLAIKCAGISCVIASTFARIFYRNAINIGLPILECDEAAKDMENGDEVSIDFDSGIITNHTKNRTYQAQPFPPFIKEIMASGGLVEQTKEKIKGL
- the leuC gene encoding 3-isopropylmalate dehydratase large subunit, with translation MGMTMTQKILAKHAGLDSVVPGQLIQAKLDIVMGNDITTAVALNEFKKTGATEVFDTDKVVIVLDHFTPNKDIKAAEQCKSCRTFAYDMNIKNFFDVGKAGIEHALLPEQGIVVPGQVIIGADSHTCTYGALGAFSTGIGSTDMAIGMATGECWFKVPSAIKFHIVGKKPPYVSGKDVILHIIGKIGVDGALYRSMEFIGEGIKELTMDDRFTIANMAIEAGAKNGIFPVDEACIAYAKEHSKKTFDIFEADADAEYDEEITIDLSSLEPTVSFPHLPDNTRTIDQVGDVKIDQVVIGSCTNGRIEDMAIAADILRGKKVADHVRTIIIPATQEIYLECIRREYVTDFIEAGAIFSMPTCGPCLGGHMGILAAGERCVSTTNRNFVGRMGHVESEVYLASPAVAAASAIAGKIADPRKIGGNAE
- the leuA gene encoding 2-isopropylmalate synthase; its protein translation is MENYQKYKAYETVEMSDRIWPSKRITKAPYWCSVDLRDGNQALETPMGLEQKLEFFDFLVKMGFKEIEIGFPAASETEYDFTRTLIENNLIPEDVTVQVLTQSRGHIIQKTFEALKGAKNAIVHLYNSTSTLQRDVVFGNSQQETVELAVYGATLIREIAESYPETNFRFEYSPESFTGTEMDFAAKICNAVIDVWEPTADHKVIINLPATVEMATPNLYADQIEYMCRNLKNRENILVSLHAHNDRGTAVAATELGMLAGADRVEGTLFGNGERTGNADIMTVAMNLFTQGVDPMLDFTKIDEVVEIYESTTKMNVHPRHPYAGQLVYTAFSGSHQDAIRKGMEGMKNHPEHWEVPYLPIDPMDVGRNYDPIIRINSQSGKGGVTFILEQYYSLHMPKSFQKDVGAVVTRVSDEMQCELSPDKIFEIFNQEYVDIRSPLKLIQYRTETVDPERDVLAIEAEIDYHGERHFIQGEGNGVVSAFCHAIDDFIHMPIDIVNYRGHSMELGTNSRAISYIETKDAQGNRYYGAGTSSSVGKSSLRAVVSTINKMLSV